From the genome of Streptacidiphilus rugosus AM-16, one region includes:
- a CDS encoding aminotransferase class III-fold pyridoxal phosphate-dependent enzyme codes for MTETLAVPGAAELIRAAASHLVPGITDLHRLLGAGGTEESAEGAEVRLSNGRTLLDFGSYAVTLFGHRPPEVVDAVHRALDTMPTSTRLVANPVTAALASRLAGLVAPERLRRIWLGLTGSDVVEAVLKLSIAATGTTSVLAAQGAFHGKSMGALALTADGERRTPFAGFLGDVRHLPLEPDAVRRAAQERPFAALIVEPVQGEGGGRPLPPALLRQWAEDARRVGAFVIADEIQCGLRRCGPVSVSESVGMDADAVLFGKPLGGGVLPLSAALCSERLYAPLLADPFLHTSTFSGHPASCAAGLAALDLLDAHLDDFARVGRRLAEGVALLAAQHPGVVAEGRTLGLFGALELADRSCSSLALMEAGRRGLLLAPCLSEPTVLRILPPVVVTDEQLDRAMGILDTVLASVARRTAAR; via the coding sequence ATGACCGAGACTCTCGCCGTTCCCGGCGCCGCCGAGCTGATCCGCGCTGCCGCGAGCCATCTCGTTCCCGGCATCACCGACCTGCATCGGCTGCTCGGCGCGGGCGGCACGGAGGAGTCCGCCGAGGGCGCCGAGGTGCGCCTCAGCAACGGCCGGACGCTGCTGGACTTCGGCAGCTACGCGGTGACCCTGTTCGGCCACCGGCCCCCCGAGGTCGTCGACGCGGTCCACCGGGCCCTGGACACCATGCCCACCTCCACCCGGCTGGTCGCCAACCCGGTGACGGCCGCGCTGGCGAGCAGGCTGGCCGGGCTGGTCGCCCCGGAGCGGCTGCGCCGGATCTGGCTCGGACTGACCGGCTCCGACGTCGTCGAGGCCGTGCTGAAGCTGTCCATCGCCGCCACCGGCACCACCTCCGTGCTGGCCGCGCAGGGCGCGTTCCACGGCAAGAGCATGGGCGCGCTGGCCCTCACCGCCGACGGCGAACGCCGCACCCCCTTCGCCGGGTTCCTCGGCGACGTCCGGCATCTGCCCCTGGAACCGGACGCGGTACGGCGGGCGGCACAGGAACGCCCCTTCGCCGCGCTGATCGTCGAACCGGTGCAGGGCGAGGGCGGCGGTCGTCCGCTGCCTCCGGCGCTGCTGCGCCAGTGGGCCGAGGACGCCCGCAGGGTCGGCGCGTTCGTCATCGCCGACGAGATCCAGTGCGGCCTGCGCCGGTGCGGTCCCGTCTCGGTGTCGGAGTCCGTCGGCATGGACGCGGACGCGGTGCTGTTCGGCAAGCCGCTGGGCGGCGGCGTCCTGCCGCTGTCCGCGGCCCTGTGCAGCGAGCGGCTCTACGCGCCGCTGCTGGCCGACCCGTTCCTGCACACCTCCACCTTCAGCGGCCACCCCGCCTCCTGCGCGGCCGGTCTCGCCGCCCTGGACCTGCTGGACGCGCACCTGGACGACTTCGCCCGGGTGGGCAGGCGGCTGGCCGAGGGAGTAGCCCTGCTGGCCGCCCAGCACCCGGGGGTGGTCGCCGAAGGACGCACCCTCGGCCTCTTCGGCGCGCTGGAGCTGGCCGACCGCTCCTGCTCCAGCCTGGCCCTCATGGAGGCGGGACGCCGCGGCCTGCTGCTCGCGCCCTGCCTGAGCGAGCCGACCGTGCTGCGGATCCTGCCCCCTGTCGTCGTCACGGACGAACAGCTCGACCGCGCGATGGGAATCCTGGACACCGTCCTGGCCTCGGTGGCACGGCGCACCGCGGCCCGCTGA
- a CDS encoding non-ribosomal peptide synthetase: MPASAASAAISAEPTAPVLERGPSAGSSGVVPGAGSTIHQALRAQARRTPDSVALVHAGESLDYRELDRRSDDAARRLASMGAGPGSIVPVRLSRSTALVVVVLGVLKSGAAYSLLDPAWPDERVADVLRQTCARLFVTDTPLPQDFPLDVPVWSPAKEPAPAGPAFVAEREVSPADPACVYFTSGSTGRPKGAVSPHSGSVRLVTPDGFAETGPGSVTSLAAAMPWDLFSLELWAPLLTGGRLVVSDEPYLTGPSLRALIRDEGLTWVWTTTSLFNMLVDEEPDCFTGLKTVMVGGERLSPPHVAAFLAAHPGIALVNGYGPVENTVFASTHRIRPEDCGIPGGIPIGVPVPGTTVHVLDPEGRECPDGTVGELCFAGTGLAVEYLGQPELTAEKFPVLELEGRRVRVYRSGDLGLRDAEGLLHYRGRIDRQVKIRGHRIEPEEVEAVIRRLPGVARCVVLPALAADGACTGLLAFVTPDADADATATAGAGGAERLDTAGLLSRLRTLVPAYLLPASLVEVPEIPLNANGKLDTAALLAQLPTDARAQASTGASRAEASAPGEVAEEDLELPAQPLPALVARVFAELTGRHPAAVAADATLALLGGTSLDAGRAAARIGQALGRTLPVSQLFRTPSVRALADWLAGTASPEQPEQPSGDADQLAVELTPLQRYFLIEHLAAPDDVTQHCVGAWRIAGRPNRRVLRAAVEHVHRRHRALGSRYVLDVTPVLVPGDAPAPPMRELIVDTEAEAHTALARELGRPFRLETGYVWQAVFVAVRQTPVTFVGLAAHHIAFDGTSVAVLAHDLGAAYRALRAGGEPDLPEAPDPAAVARARRAQLAYVDRAEQERHWQNALDGIPDLTLPADALPDAAATEPGGPGAAVVAGRIDADTVRGLTALAARTGASAYVVHLAAFGAALAALTGQRDFGVVTPVNLRGDAAVDNAVNCLINPVCLRLRPRTEAATEAAVAETAAVVAGAFAAQDLSLPEIIALLGRPVDGPRAPLAQVMLAFQDTRTPVLDLGDVAAEIVMPLYPEVPDGIVAGLWPEGAAHSYPGVPAELFAEVWPGADGSARLLVEYQPARVDRAFARRLLDAFAGQLQQYAGDAHSG; encoded by the coding sequence ATGCCCGCCTCTGCCGCATCCGCCGCCATCAGCGCCGAGCCGACCGCGCCGGTGCTCGAACGCGGCCCGTCGGCCGGGAGCTCCGGGGTCGTCCCCGGCGCCGGATCGACGATCCACCAGGCCCTGCGCGCCCAGGCCCGGCGCACGCCCGACAGCGTCGCGCTGGTGCACGCCGGAGAGTCCCTCGACTACCGCGAGCTCGACCGGCGGTCCGACGACGCGGCCCGGCGGCTGGCGTCGATGGGGGCCGGACCGGGCAGCATCGTCCCGGTCCGGCTGAGCCGATCGACGGCCCTGGTGGTCGTGGTGCTCGGGGTGCTCAAGTCCGGAGCGGCCTACTCGCTGCTCGACCCGGCCTGGCCCGACGAGCGGGTCGCCGACGTGCTGCGGCAGACCTGCGCCCGCCTCTTCGTGACCGACACCCCGCTGCCCCAGGACTTCCCGCTCGACGTGCCGGTGTGGTCCCCGGCGAAGGAGCCAGCCCCCGCCGGCCCCGCGTTCGTGGCCGAGCGCGAGGTCTCCCCTGCGGATCCCGCGTGCGTCTACTTCACCTCGGGCAGCACCGGCCGCCCCAAGGGCGCGGTCTCCCCGCACAGCGGCAGTGTCCGGCTGGTGACGCCCGACGGCTTCGCCGAGACCGGCCCGGGATCGGTCACCTCGCTTGCGGCGGCGATGCCCTGGGACCTGTTCAGCCTGGAGCTGTGGGCGCCGCTGCTGACCGGCGGGCGGCTGGTCGTCAGCGACGAGCCCTACCTGACCGGTCCCTCGCTGCGGGCGCTGATCCGCGACGAGGGCCTCACCTGGGTGTGGACCACGACCTCGCTGTTCAACATGCTCGTGGACGAGGAGCCCGACTGCTTCACCGGGCTGAAGACGGTGATGGTCGGCGGCGAGCGGCTCTCACCGCCGCACGTGGCCGCGTTCCTCGCCGCCCATCCAGGGATCGCCCTGGTCAACGGCTACGGACCGGTGGAGAACACGGTCTTCGCCAGCACCCACCGGATCCGCCCGGAGGACTGCGGGATCCCCGGCGGCATCCCCATCGGGGTGCCGGTGCCGGGCACGACCGTGCACGTCCTGGACCCCGAGGGCCGGGAGTGCCCGGACGGGACCGTCGGCGAACTCTGCTTCGCCGGCACCGGTCTGGCCGTCGAGTATCTCGGGCAGCCCGAGCTGACCGCGGAGAAGTTCCCGGTGCTGGAGCTGGAGGGGCGGCGCGTGCGGGTCTACCGCAGCGGCGATCTGGGGCTCCGCGACGCCGAGGGGCTGCTGCACTACCGCGGGCGGATCGACCGTCAGGTGAAGATCCGCGGCCACCGGATCGAACCCGAGGAGGTCGAGGCCGTCATCCGGCGGCTGCCCGGTGTCGCCCGCTGCGTCGTGCTGCCCGCACTCGCCGCCGACGGCGCCTGCACCGGCCTGCTGGCCTTCGTCACCCCCGACGCCGACGCCGACGCCACCGCCACGGCTGGGGCGGGCGGCGCGGAACGGCTCGACACGGCCGGGCTGCTCTCCCGGCTGCGCACCCTGGTCCCCGCCTACCTGCTGCCCGCCTCCCTGGTGGAGGTCCCCGAGATCCCGCTGAACGCCAACGGCAAGCTCGACACCGCGGCCCTGCTGGCCCAACTGCCGACGGACGCACGGGCCCAGGCATCGACCGGAGCGAGCAGGGCCGAAGCGAGCGCGCCCGGCGAGGTCGCCGAGGAGGACCTGGAGCTGCCGGCGCAGCCGCTTCCCGCGCTGGTCGCCCGTGTCTTCGCCGAACTGACCGGACGACACCCGGCCGCAGTGGCCGCCGACGCCACGCTGGCCCTGCTCGGCGGCACCTCGCTGGACGCGGGCCGGGCCGCCGCCCGGATCGGCCAGGCCCTGGGCCGGACGCTTCCGGTCTCGCAGCTGTTCCGCACCCCGTCGGTCCGTGCGCTCGCCGACTGGCTGGCCGGGACCGCCTCCCCCGAGCAGCCGGAGCAGCCGTCCGGCGACGCCGACCAGCTCGCCGTCGAACTGACGCCGCTGCAGCGGTACTTCCTGATCGAGCACCTGGCCGCGCCGGACGACGTCACCCAGCACTGCGTGGGGGCCTGGCGGATCGCCGGCCGGCCGAACCGCCGGGTGCTGCGCGCGGCCGTCGAGCACGTGCACCGCAGGCACCGGGCGCTGGGCAGCCGCTACGTCCTGGACGTCACCCCGGTCCTGGTGCCCGGCGACGCGCCCGCGCCGCCGATGCGGGAGCTGATCGTGGACACCGAGGCCGAGGCCCACACGGCGCTGGCCAGGGAACTCGGTCGCCCGTTCCGGCTGGAGACCGGCTACGTCTGGCAGGCCGTCTTCGTCGCGGTGCGCCAGACGCCGGTCACCTTCGTCGGCCTGGCCGCGCACCACATCGCCTTCGACGGCACCTCCGTCGCGGTGCTCGCGCACGACCTCGGCGCCGCCTACCGGGCGCTGCGCGCGGGCGGCGAGCCGGACCTGCCCGAAGCGCCCGACCCGGCCGCGGTCGCCCGGGCCAGGCGGGCACAGCTCGCCTACGTCGACCGGGCGGAGCAGGAGCGGCACTGGCAGAACGCCCTGGACGGCATCCCCGACCTGACCCTGCCCGCCGACGCGCTCCCCGACGCGGCCGCGACGGAGCCGGGCGGGCCCGGGGCCGCCGTGGTCGCGGGCAGGATCGACGCGGACACGGTGCGCGGGCTGACCGCACTCGCGGCCCGCACCGGCGCCAGTGCCTATGTCGTCCACCTGGCCGCCTTCGGCGCGGCCCTCGCCGCGCTCACCGGTCAGCGCGACTTCGGCGTGGTGACACCCGTCAACCTGCGCGGCGACGCCGCCGTGGACAACGCGGTCAACTGCCTGATCAACCCGGTCTGCCTGCGGCTGCGCCCGCGCACGGAGGCGGCGACCGAAGCGGCGGTGGCCGAGACGGCTGCCGTCGTGGCAGGGGCGTTCGCGGCGCAGGACCTCTCGCTGCCGGAGATCATCGCCCTGCTCGGGCGTCCGGTGGACGGCCCGCGCGCACCGCTGGCCCAGGTGATGCTCGCCTTCCAGGACACCAGGACGCCGGTGCTGGATCTCGGCGACGTGGCCGCCGAGATCGTCATGCCGCTCTACCCCGAGGTGCCGGACGGGATCGTCGCCGGGCTGTGGCCCGAGGGGGCCGCCCACTCCTACCCCGGCGTGCCCGCCGAGCTCTTCGCCGAGGTCTGGCCGGGCGCCGACGGCAGCGCGCGGCTGCTGGTGGAGTACCAGCCGGCCAGGGTCGACAGGGCGTTCGCCCGGCGCCTGCTGGACGCCTTCGCCGGGCAACTGCAGCAGTACGCGGGGGATGCGCACTCCGGCTGA
- a CDS encoding DUF1707 SHOCT-like domain-containing protein — translation MADTPPKSPSRSGIRLSYGERDAAAERLREAAAEGRLSTEELDQRLTEVFSAVVAADLEPLLRDLPVPTRPAHPDGTPLVGGTPGPVRRSVALLGTIRRADRWVVPTRYTAAATFGTVELDLRDAVFQDRATEIHAYGLLGTVRVVVPPGVRVEAEGRSVLGPFGRGLETGLPVRAAGSGEESGVVIRLVGLAAGGAVQVVVREPERGVVRRRSRLRWWIRIRTR, via the coding sequence ATGGCGGACACGCCACCGAAAAGCCCGTCTCGGAGCGGGATCCGCCTGTCGTACGGCGAGCGCGACGCGGCCGCCGAGCGGCTGCGGGAGGCCGCGGCCGAGGGCCGGCTCAGCACCGAGGAGCTGGACCAGCGGCTGACCGAGGTCTTCAGCGCCGTCGTCGCGGCTGACCTGGAGCCCCTGCTGCGGGACCTGCCGGTGCCGACCCGGCCCGCCCATCCGGACGGCACGCCCCTGGTGGGCGGCACGCCCGGTCCGGTGCGGCGCAGCGTCGCCCTGCTCGGCACCATCCGCCGCGCCGACCGCTGGGTGGTGCCGACCAGATACACCGCCGCAGCGACCTTCGGCACGGTCGAACTCGACCTGCGCGACGCCGTGTTCCAGGACCGGGCGACGGAGATCCATGCCTACGGGCTGCTGGGCACGGTGCGCGTGGTGGTCCCACCGGGGGTCAGGGTCGAGGCGGAGGGACGCAGCGTGCTGGGGCCCTTCGGCCGTGGTCTGGAGACGGGCCTGCCGGTGCGCGCCGCCGGCTCGGGGGAGGAATCCGGCGTCGTGATCCGTCTGGTGGGGCTGGCCGCGGGCGGCGCGGTGCAGGTCGTGGTGCGGGAGCCGGAGCGCGGCGTCGTCCGCCGCCGGTCCCGGCTGCGCTGGTGGATCCGGATCCGGACGCGCTGA
- a CDS encoding MbtH family protein, translated as MSNPFENPDGRFLVVVNDENQHALWPSFAEVPAGWRTVFGEADRDACLDYVGEHWTDMRPLSLITATEGAQA; from the coding sequence ATGAGCAACCCCTTCGAGAACCCCGACGGCCGATTCCTCGTGGTGGTCAACGACGAGAACCAGCACGCGCTGTGGCCGTCCTTCGCCGAGGTGCCGGCCGGCTGGCGGACCGTGTTCGGGGAGGCCGACCGGGACGCCTGCCTGGACTACGTCGGCGAGCACTGGACCGACATGCGCCCGCTGAGCCTGATCACGGCGACCGAGGGCGCGCAGGCCTGA